The proteins below are encoded in one region of Pongo pygmaeus isolate AG05252 chromosome 20, NHGRI_mPonPyg2-v2.0_pri, whole genome shotgun sequence:
- the ILVBL gene encoding 2-hydroxyacyl-CoA lyase 2 isoform X4: METPAAAAPAGSLFPSFLLLACGTLVAALLGAAHRLGLFYQLLHKVDKASVRHGGENVAAVLRAHGVRFIFTLIGGHISPLLVACEKLGIHVVDTRHEVTAVFAADAMARLSGTVGVAAVTAGPGLTNTVTAVKNAQMAQSPVLLLGGAASTLLQNRGALQAIDQLSLFRPLCKFCASVRRVRDIVPTLRAAMAAAQSGTPGPVFVELPVDVLYPCFMVQKEMVPAKSPKGLVGRVVSWYLENYLANLFAGAWEPQPEGPLPLDIPQASPQQVQRCVEILSRAKRPLMVLGSQALLTPTSADKLRAAVETLGVPCFLGGMARGLLGRNHPLHIRENRSAALKKADVIVLAGTVCDFRLSYGRVLSHSSKIIIVNRNREEMLLNSDIFWKPQEAVQGDVGSFVLKLVEGLQGQTWAPDWVEELREADRQKEQTFREKAAMPVAQHLNPVRVLQLVEETLPDNSILVVDGGDFVGTAAHLVQPRGPLRWLDPGAFGTLGVGAGFALGAKLCRPDAEVWCLFGDGAFGYSLIEFDTFVRHKIPVMALVGNDAGWTQISREQVPSLGSNVACGLAYTDYHKAAMGLGARGLLLSRENEDQVVKVLHDAQQQCRDGHPVVVNILIGRTDFRDGSIAV; encoded by the exons GTGGACAAGGCAAGCGTCCGGCATGGCGGAGAGAACGTGGCCGCTGTGCTGAGGGCCCACGGCGTGCGGTTCATCTTCACGCTGATCGGTGGGCACATTTCCCCGCTGCTGGTGGCCTGTGAGAAACTGGGCATCCATGTGGTGGACACACGCCATGAGGTCACGGCCGTCTTTGCTGCTGATGCTATGGCCCGCCTGTCCG GAACGGTGGGCGTGGCGGCAGTGACAGCAGGCCCTGGCCTCACCAACACGGTGACTGCAGTGAAGAATGCTCAGATGGCTCAGTCCCCAGTTCTGCTTCTGGGTGGGGCCGCCAGCACTCTGCTGCAG AACCGAGGTGCGCTCCAGGCCATTGATCAGCTGTCCCTTTTCCGGCCACTCTGTAAGTTCTGTGCGTCCGTGCGGAGGGTGCGGGACATCGTGCCCACCCTGAGGGCCGCGATGGCTGCCGCCCAGTCGGGCACCCCAG GTCCGGTGTTTGTGGAGCTGCCCGTTGACGTGCTGTACCCCTGCTTCATGGTCCAGAAGGAGATGGTGCCAGCCAAATCACCCAAGGGCCTCGTGGGCCGAGTGGTCTCCTG GTATTTAGAGAATTACCTGGCCAACCTCTTTGCAGGAGCCTGGGAGCCTCAGCCCGAGGGACCGCTGCCCCTGGACATCCCCCAGGCTTCCCCACAGCAG GTTCAGCGCTGTGTGGAGATCCTGAGCCGGGCCAAGAGGCCCCTGATGGTGCTAGGGAGTCAGGCCCTGCTCACCCCGACGTCCGCCGACAAGCTTCG GGCTGCCGTGGAGACCTTGGGTGTTCCCTGCTTCCTCGGAGGGATGGCACGGGGGCTGTTAGGCCGCAACCACCCCCTCCACATCCGGGAGAACCGCAGTGCGGCCCTGAAGAAGGCAGATGTCATTGTCCTAGCAG GAACTGTGTGTGACTTCCGCCTATCCTATGGCCGTGTCCTCAGCCACAGCAGCAAGATCATCATCGTCAATCGTAATCGGGAAGAGATGTTGCTCAACTCAGACATCTTCTGGAAGCCCCAGGAGGCTGTGCAGG GAGATGTGGGTTCCTTTGTGCTGAAGTTAGTGGAGGGCCTTCAGGGCCAGACATGGGCCCCAGACTGGGTGGAGGAGCTGCGGGAAGCCGACCGGCAGAAGGAGCAGACCTTTCG GGAGAAGGCAGCGATGCCTGTGGCTCAGCACCTGAACCCGGTGCGGGTGCTGCAGCTGGTGGAGGAAACGCTACCTGACAACTCAATTCTGGTGGTGGATGGCGGGGACTTCGTGGGCACTGCCGCCCATCTGGTACAGCCCCGCGGCCCCCTGCGCTGGCTCGATCCTG GGGCCTTTGGGACTCTGGGAGTTGGTGCAGGATTTGCACTTGGGGCCAAGCTGTGCCGGCCAGATGCTGAG GTCTGGTGCCTGTTTGGGGATGGAGCTTTTGGCTACAGCCTCATCGAATTTGATACGTTCGTCAGACACAAG ATCCCAGTGATGGCCTTGGTAGGGAATGATGCTGGCTGGACACAGATTTCTCGGGAGCAGGTGCCCTCTCTGGGCAGCAACGTGGCCTGTGGCCTGGCCTACACTG ATTATCACAAGGCAGCCATGGGTCTGGGGGCCCGGGGCTTGCTGCTCTCACGAGAGAACGAGGATCAGGTGGTCAAGGTGCTGCACGATGCCCAGCAGCAGTGCCGAGACGGCCACCCGGTTGTGGTCAACATCCTCATTGGGAGGACGGACTTCCGCGATGGCTCCATTGCTGTATAG
- the ILVBL gene encoding 2-hydroxyacyl-CoA lyase 2 isoform X3 produces METPAAAAPAGSLFPSFLLLACGTLVAALLGAAHRLGLFYQLLHKVDKASVRHGGENVAAVLRAHGVRFIFTLIGGHISPLLVACEKLGIHVVDTRHEVTAVFAADAMARLSGTVGVAAVTAGPGLTNTVTAVKNAQMAQSPVLLLGGAASTLLQNRGALQAIDQLSLFRPLCKFCASVRRVRDIVPTLRAAMAAAQSGTPGRWRMVMLSSAGAEGLGTCCRLSVLPAPAGPVFVELPVDVLYPCFMVQKEMVPAKSPKGLVGRVVSWYLENYLANLFAGAWEPQPEGPLPLDIPQASPQQVQRCVEILSRAKRPLMVLGSQALLTPTSADKLRAAVETLGVPCFLGGMARGLLGRNHPLHIRENRSAALKKADVIVLAGTVCDFRLSYGRVLSHSSKIIIVNRNREEMLLNSDIFWKPQEAVQGDVGSFVLKLVEGLQGQTWAPDWVEELREADRQKEQTFREKAAMPVAQHLNPVRVLQLVEETLPDNSILVVDGGDFVGTAAHLVQPRGPLRWLDPGAFGTLGVGAGFALGAKLCRPDAEVWCLFGDGAFGYSLIEFDTFVRHKIPVMALVGNDAGWTQISREQVPSLGSNVACGLAYTDYHKAAMGLGARGLLLSRENEDQVVKVLHDAQQQCRDGHPVVVNILIGRTDFRDGSIAV; encoded by the exons GTGGACAAGGCAAGCGTCCGGCATGGCGGAGAGAACGTGGCCGCTGTGCTGAGGGCCCACGGCGTGCGGTTCATCTTCACGCTGATCGGTGGGCACATTTCCCCGCTGCTGGTGGCCTGTGAGAAACTGGGCATCCATGTGGTGGACACACGCCATGAGGTCACGGCCGTCTTTGCTGCTGATGCTATGGCCCGCCTGTCCG GAACGGTGGGCGTGGCGGCAGTGACAGCAGGCCCTGGCCTCACCAACACGGTGACTGCAGTGAAGAATGCTCAGATGGCTCAGTCCCCAGTTCTGCTTCTGGGTGGGGCCGCCAGCACTCTGCTGCAG AACCGAGGTGCGCTCCAGGCCATTGATCAGCTGTCCCTTTTCCGGCCACTCTGTAAGTTCTGTGCGTCCGTGCGGAGGGTGCGGGACATCGTGCCCACCCTGAGGGCCGCGATGGCTGCCGCCCAGTCGGGCACCCCAGGTAGGTGGAGGATGGTGATGCTGAGCAGTGCTGGGGCTGAGGGGCTGGGGACATGTTGCAGACTCAGCGTCCTCCCTGCCCCTGCAGGTCCGGTGTTTGTGGAGCTGCCCGTTGACGTGCTGTACCCCTGCTTCATGGTCCAGAAGGAGATGGTGCCAGCCAAATCACCCAAGGGCCTCGTGGGCCGAGTGGTCTCCTG GTATTTAGAGAATTACCTGGCCAACCTCTTTGCAGGAGCCTGGGAGCCTCAGCCCGAGGGACCGCTGCCCCTGGACATCCCCCAGGCTTCCCCACAGCAG GTTCAGCGCTGTGTGGAGATCCTGAGCCGGGCCAAGAGGCCCCTGATGGTGCTAGGGAGTCAGGCCCTGCTCACCCCGACGTCCGCCGACAAGCTTCG GGCTGCCGTGGAGACCTTGGGTGTTCCCTGCTTCCTCGGAGGGATGGCACGGGGGCTGTTAGGCCGCAACCACCCCCTCCACATCCGGGAGAACCGCAGTGCGGCCCTGAAGAAGGCAGATGTCATTGTCCTAGCAG GAACTGTGTGTGACTTCCGCCTATCCTATGGCCGTGTCCTCAGCCACAGCAGCAAGATCATCATCGTCAATCGTAATCGGGAAGAGATGTTGCTCAACTCAGACATCTTCTGGAAGCCCCAGGAGGCTGTGCAGG GAGATGTGGGTTCCTTTGTGCTGAAGTTAGTGGAGGGCCTTCAGGGCCAGACATGGGCCCCAGACTGGGTGGAGGAGCTGCGGGAAGCCGACCGGCAGAAGGAGCAGACCTTTCG GGAGAAGGCAGCGATGCCTGTGGCTCAGCACCTGAACCCGGTGCGGGTGCTGCAGCTGGTGGAGGAAACGCTACCTGACAACTCAATTCTGGTGGTGGATGGCGGGGACTTCGTGGGCACTGCCGCCCATCTGGTACAGCCCCGCGGCCCCCTGCGCTGGCTCGATCCTG GGGCCTTTGGGACTCTGGGAGTTGGTGCAGGATTTGCACTTGGGGCCAAGCTGTGCCGGCCAGATGCTGAG GTCTGGTGCCTGTTTGGGGATGGAGCTTTTGGCTACAGCCTCATCGAATTTGATACGTTCGTCAGACACAAG ATCCCAGTGATGGCCTTGGTAGGGAATGATGCTGGCTGGACACAGATTTCTCGGGAGCAGGTGCCCTCTCTGGGCAGCAACGTGGCCTGTGGCCTGGCCTACACTG ATTATCACAAGGCAGCCATGGGTCTGGGGGCCCGGGGCTTGCTGCTCTCACGAGAGAACGAGGATCAGGTGGTCAAGGTGCTGCACGATGCCCAGCAGCAGTGCCGAGACGGCCACCCGGTTGTGGTCAACATCCTCATTGGGAGGACGGACTTCCGCGATGGCTCCATTGCTGTATAG